From a region of the Oncorhynchus keta strain PuntledgeMale-10-30-2019 chromosome 13, Oket_V2, whole genome shotgun sequence genome:
- the LOC118392533 gene encoding zinc finger protein 239-like isoform X1, with protein MPSEVFSCPQCPFPHREMVNLQQHIRKEHLTEEDSRSLDSGGAENSLPSSQTAKSSSAKSSSAKSSSAKSSSAKSSSAKIINKNTCKQCGKGFRCTSDLKQHQCVHTSVHPFCCNQCEKRFKSERYLQLHKKSHDVEPMHRPICQHCGKSYTSAAVLKIHIRTHTGERPYSCSVCGKKFNQKHTLVRHLRMHKGERPYLCSVCGKAFFVSGELLVHMRFHTVERPYRCKPRGKAFSTSCALTSHKRWHSNERPFTCSLCSKGVAETGGLKRHMFIHTRGEAPLLPRVGKDLVS; from the coding sequence ATGCCCTCCGAGGTCTTCTCCTGCCCCCAGTGCCCATTCCCCCACAGGGAAATGGTGAACCTTCAGCAGCACATCAGGAAGGAACATCTAacagaggaggacagcaggagccTGGACTCTGGAGGAGCTGAGAACTCACTGCCATCCAGTCAAACAGCCAAGAGCTCCTCTGCCAAGAGCTCCTCTGCCAAGAGCTCCTCTGCAAAGAGCTCCTCTGCCAAGAGCTCCTCAGCCAAGATAATTAATAAGAACACCTGCAAACAGTGTGGGAAGGGTTTCAGATGCACATCTGACCTGAAACAACACCAATGTGTTCACACCAGTGTGCACCCGTTCTGTTGCAACCAGTGTGAGAAGAGATTCAAATCGGAGAGATATCTACAACTGCACAAGAAAAGTCACGACGTAGAACCGATGCACAGGCCTATTTGCCAGCACTGTGGCAAGAGTTACACTAGTGCAGCTGTCCTCAAAATACACATACGCACCCACACCGGTGAGCGGCCTTACTCCTGCTCAGTCTGTGGGAAGAAGTTCAATCAAAAGCACACATTAGTTAGACACCTCCGGATGCACAAAGGAGAGAGACCATACCTGTGTAGCGTATGCGGGAAGGCTTTCTTTGTTTCCGGGGAACTCTTAGTGCACATGCGTTTTCACACAGTGGAACGACCTTACCGCTGTAAACCGCGTGGAAAGGCTTTCAGCACGTCATGCGCTCTCACGTCGCATAAGCGATGGCACTCAAACGAGCGCCCGTTCACCTGCTCCCTGTGTTCAAAGGGCGTTGCAGAAACTGGTGGCCTTAAAAGACACATGTTTATTCATACCCGAGGAGAAGCACCATTGCTGCCACGTGTGGGAAAGGATTTAGTCAGTTGA